GTGCTTAGAACTGAAGTGCTTTGGTCTTTCTCCTAAAATTTTCCCCCACTTCCTCTTATGGTTGTGAGTAAATTAGTAAGGGGGGGTTGCCTCTTTTCTtgtctcttctcttctcttctctggaACGATACATACGGGGATATATGAAGGAATTATAGTAATATTACTCTGATTATTCCTAGCAGTCTTCATCTGTTATTTGCTTCATTGTCAACCCACAACCTtactcatttttattataatgcCAATGATTCCTGATGGGTCGGTCTATTTAAAGCCTTTTCgctcttcttttttgtttttttttttttctatgattttttgctgcctttattattatttttttctaaactaaattatagaaaatattcCTGAAATATTCTTACTATTagcttaaattaaaatgtgtatAAAGAATACATGATTGCCACCCATTTTTGAAGGTTCggtttataattatttgatttttagtttttagtttttataataagttaaaaggtattattaaatcttttagaatattttgagataaatcacaaagttcataaatatatggacaaaaaaaaattatcaataaattCAGAAAATGCTAGATGGTtaccaataaattaaaaataataagaaaatgaaagaggaagGCATCCGATcgagattttatttattttttgagttcAAACAGAAATATTATCTAAAACGAAAGTCCGATTTCATATTGAGCAAGAATAAATTGTGGGATTCAATGTGGAATTAGCTGAAAGTTCGTTCTTGGCTCTCGATCGAATTCCCCAACAAAACCTTAAATTTTACAACCTTTTGCAAGAAAATGTAATTCAGGTAAAAGGAAGCATCGTCACAACATACAAAATTTGACAATCTGAGTTTGAAATGACTACGCATTCTTGTACATTCTCAAAGACGATTTGAACAATCtctatcaaacaaaaaaaaaataaaaagaaaaaataaaaagaaaataaaagagcaaaatttataatgataTGTCATACACAAGTCTAATACATTAACCTTATTTAGACACGACACTCGGGAACCAATCTATTGTTGTATTAAAGGGGAGAAATATGCCGCCGAAGAATCTGACCTCCATTCGCAGGACAAAAACTGATGACGCTCGGGCTAGAATGCTGAAATGGGACAATTACATGAAGTCGTACTCGTCGATATCATCAAATGAATTGACAATCATGTCATCAACTGCCTTTTCAACATGGagctgcttcttcttcacagcTGCAGAAGTTCCACACAAGAGGGAAAAATGAAGCAGTTCAAATACACAAACATCAACACATTCATTTGGTCTGGTAGGATTGAAATAgttcagaagaaaaaaaaaaggaagacgATAAGGGGATTATAAATGTAAACACCTACCCGTTTTCTTTTTACTGGTATCCTTCTCCGCCTTTAGTTTTTCATTGGCAAGTGCAGTGACAGAAGAGGCAACTTCTTTCGCATCCGCTGCTTTCAAAGAGGTCATCGACAGTCTAATGACATCTTTGAGCAGATTAATATAATGGAAACTTTTCtgcaacaataattttttgggGGAAACTCGTGAGAATAAGCTATGTTCATACATTGATGGGCAGAAATAATGATCAAGGTAAATTGTATAAACCTCATAGGGGCGAAGTTTATGAGAGATCAGCTCTGCATATTCCAAGAAGTCACTATCTGATTTTGGAATGAAATTATCAAGAGTCTTCTCATCACCACTCTTTTTAAACAAATCGGTAGTGGACTTATAATCtgcttcttccactaacctgccaGCCAcaatttggaaacaaaaaacaaagcccCAGCACGTGATTAAGATCTTATATAAAGTATACCACTAGTTCCAGCCAAAGACAAATAGAAgctctttgtattttttttgttgtttcatgagaaaaaatgaaagaatatacgGGCatctagaaaagaaaaagcccaCAAAAAGGAGCCACAGTACAAAAAAGGGCTTCCCGTCAAGAGAAATAAAACcaagtaaataattaaaaaagagacTAAAAATATAGGCtcaaagagaaacaaaaaatataacaagGAACCAAACGTCGCTGAAGGAACTCTAGTGCCCTCtaatgattttgttgtttcatTCCCCCACAAAATAGCACATACCCCATGGAAAGGGCTTAGGTTAAATCTCAGAGCCCTTCATAAAGTCCACGTATCTTAGAGACCGTCATAAGGGCCATGTAATTTAGAGCCCTTCATAAGGGCCACATATTTCAAAGTCCATCATAAGGGCCATGTATCTCAAAGTGCAACATAAGGGTCTTGTACTTAAAGCCTGTTACAAGGGCCAAGTAAACTAAAGCTTACCTTAGAGCCTAATAAGTATACACTCCTAGAGTAGAAGTGTATAGAAGAATGTATGCATAAGCCTTATACAACAAGAATAGACAAGAGCCGAGTTATTGGCCAAGGATTATAGTTGAACACATTGCCTAAGTATATGTTATAAAGTATAAGTACGACgaaagcctacaagtaggttgttTATTGAGTATTTATCTCATTccatgttattttattttttctcaaatggAGTGTAGACCGCGCAGCTGCAGAAAATGCCCTTCAGATCAAGTCATCTTccttgacatttttttgttattttaaatgcTACTTTTCAAAACTTACATATTTTTTGTAAGTCATTTTGACTTGCCTCAGCGGGTATCaccttcaaatttcttttatgtcagttaattttaaattccttGTCTCCCGTTCTCCATCACCTAATCTAAAAAGACCAAATCTAGGTGATGGTAGGCTTTCTCCCGGTCGATCTTAAAGATGACCTTTCTTTTGAGCTCTATAATCCTCACTGCC
This genomic window from Cucurbita pepo subsp. pepo cultivar mu-cu-16 chromosome LG01, ASM280686v2, whole genome shotgun sequence contains:
- the LOC111809452 gene encoding eukaryotic translation initiation factor 3 subunit J-like, with the translated sequence MDDWEDENITPLQKEQPKNKWDDEDVDDDDVKESWEDDDEPAPAPVVKPPPEAAPKKPAAKTIEKKGKTAEVEPEQPLDPLAEKLRQQRLVEEADYKSTTDLFKKSGDEKTLDNFIPKSDSDFLEYAELISHKLRPYEKSFHYINLLKDVIRLSMTSLKAADAKEVASSVTALANEKLKAEKDTSKKKTAVKKKQLHVEKAVDDMIVNSFDDIDEYDFM